In one window of Microbacterium sp. PM5 DNA:
- the araA gene encoding L-arabinose isomerase, which yields MMTLSTSLENYTVWFVTGSQGLYGEETLRQVAAQSQQVAAGLSALPVRVEWKPVLTDSDSIRRLALDANSDDSVIGVVAWMHTFSPAKMWIAGLDALQKPLLHLHTQANVELPWEDIDFDFMNLNQAAHGDREFGYIQTRLGVARKTVVGHVSNPAVLGQIEQWQRAAAGWQAARTLKLARFGDNMRYVAVTEGDKTEAELRFGVQVNTWGVNELADAVAAASEADIDALVQVYLDEYDVAEELLPGAERHQSLRDGAAIEVGLRTFLEAGGFGAFTTSFEDLGALTQLPGLAVQRLMAEGYGFGAEGDWKTAILVRVANVMGAGLPGGASLMEDYTYDLVAGDEKILGAHMLEVSPSLTTQKPRLEIHPLGIGGKDDPVRLVFTADPGPAVVVAMSDMRDRFRLVANVVENVEAPDLPKLPVGRAIWKPAPDFATSAACWLTAGAAHHTVMTTAVGIEVFRDFADIAGTELLVIDEDTTVHGFQKELRWNQAYYRLAQGL from the coding sequence ATCATGACCCTCTCCACTTCTCTCGAGAACTACACCGTTTGGTTCGTCACCGGCAGCCAGGGGCTGTACGGAGAGGAGACCCTGCGCCAGGTCGCCGCGCAGTCCCAGCAGGTGGCGGCGGGCCTGAGCGCCCTGCCGGTGCGCGTCGAGTGGAAGCCCGTGCTCACCGATTCGGACTCCATTCGGCGCCTGGCGCTCGACGCCAACAGCGACGACTCGGTGATCGGCGTCGTCGCCTGGATGCACACGTTCAGCCCGGCGAAGATGTGGATCGCAGGTCTCGACGCCCTGCAGAAGCCCCTGCTGCACCTGCACACGCAGGCGAACGTCGAGCTGCCCTGGGAGGACATCGACTTCGACTTCATGAACCTGAACCAGGCCGCCCACGGCGACCGGGAGTTCGGCTACATCCAGACGCGCCTGGGCGTGGCGCGCAAGACGGTCGTCGGGCACGTCTCCAACCCCGCCGTTCTCGGTCAGATCGAGCAGTGGCAGCGCGCCGCCGCCGGGTGGCAGGCCGCGCGCACGCTGAAGCTCGCCCGCTTCGGTGACAACATGCGCTACGTCGCCGTCACCGAGGGCGACAAGACCGAGGCCGAGCTCCGTTTCGGCGTGCAGGTGAACACGTGGGGCGTGAACGAGCTCGCGGACGCCGTCGCGGCGGCATCCGAGGCCGACATCGACGCGCTCGTGCAGGTGTACCTCGACGAGTACGACGTCGCCGAGGAGCTGCTGCCCGGTGCCGAGCGCCACCAGTCGCTGCGCGACGGCGCCGCGATCGAGGTCGGTCTGCGGACGTTCCTGGAAGCCGGTGGCTTCGGTGCATTCACGACCTCGTTCGAGGACCTCGGCGCTCTGACGCAGCTGCCCGGGCTGGCCGTGCAGCGCCTGATGGCCGAGGGATACGGCTTCGGCGCGGAGGGCGACTGGAAGACCGCGATCCTCGTCCGCGTGGCCAACGTCATGGGCGCGGGGCTGCCCGGCGGAGCGAGCCTCATGGAGGACTACACCTACGACCTGGTCGCGGGGGATGAGAAGATCCTCGGCGCGCACATGCTCGAGGTCTCGCCCTCGCTGACGACGCAGAAGCCGCGGCTGGAGATCCACCCGCTCGGCATCGGCGGCAAGGACGACCCCGTCCGCCTCGTCTTCACGGCCGACCCGGGCCCGGCCGTCGTGGTCGCGATGAGTGACATGCGCGATCGGTTCCGTCTCGTGGCCAACGTCGTCGAGAACGTCGAGGCCCCCGACCTGCCGAAGCTTCCCGTCGGGCGGGCGATCTGGAAGCCGGCCCCCGATTTCGCCACCAGTGCCGCCTGCTGGCTCACCGCCGGCGCCGCCCACCACACCGTGATGACCACCGCCGTCGGCATCGAGGTGTTCCGCGACTTCGCGGACATCGCCGGCACCGAGCTTCTCGTCATCGACGAGGACACGACCGTCCACGGATTCCAGAAGGAGTTGCGCTGGAACCAGGCGTACTACCGCCTGGCCCAGGGCCTCTGA